In the Leguminivora glycinivorella isolate SPB_JAAS2020 chromosome 14, LegGlyc_1.1, whole genome shotgun sequence genome, one interval contains:
- the LOC125233079 gene encoding uncharacterized protein LOC125233079: MPKRKREKDKDSYDYLLKKIKRLEKKLRAPDRDKHRDSSISQDESDTDLLDAWAIPEDDANGALPEPNQTDGSLSDEVSQPVLITSKPAVTVPTAQPQLAPGATANPAAPAAPASPPLESQASPAIENTEQQIPEPEETLDADLMEILGTDPNSVKQYGKDIQKDLSIRLEHCATNGLTKELRKEFKERYLTPDNCKLIDPPEMNAEVKAAVSDVVIKRDKAIENKQKQLTSAISCLSEAITILMQNKEKNTPLLKLLIDSTRILCDCQHADTITRRNFLLNAMKKEMKDQLQNTKIDKFLFSENLADTLKSAKAITKSGADLKIPAPKPQAKKPNPSTNKNLNWKPGPARRQPGPSRAKEPATSTSHRPRHTSRPSQHQQHYRTSYRHR; this comes from the exons ATGCCTAAACGGAAACGTGAAAAGGATAAGGATAGTTACGACTATCTTTTAAAGAAGATAAAACGACTCGAGAAGAAATTACGAGCACCTGATCGGGACAAACATCGTGACTCATCGATCTCGCAGGATGAATCAG ACACGGACCTTTTAGACGCATGGGCGATTCCTGAGGATGATGCCAATGGTGCGTTACCGGAACCGAACCAAACAGATGGTTCGTTATCCGATGAAGTTTCTCAGCCTGTGCTCATCACGTCGAAGCCTGCCGTCACCGTGCCTACAGCACAGCCACAGCTGGCTCCTGGCGCGACAGCTAATCCTGCTGCTCCGGCTGCTCCTGCCAGCCCACCTTTGGAGTCTCAAGCCTCCCCCGCCATCGAGAATACTGAACAACAGATACCTGAACCAGAAGAAACATTAGATGCTGATTTGATGGAAATACTGGGTACTGATCCCAATTCGGTTAAGCAATACGGAAAAGATATACAAAAAGACTTGTCAATTAGATTAGAACATTGCGCAACAAACGGACTGACGAAAGAGTTGCGCAAAGAATTCAAGGAGAGATATTTGACACCTGATAACTGCAAATTAATAGATCCTCCTGAAATGAACGCTGAAGTCAAGGCCGCGGTATCGGATGTTGTAATTAAACGCGACAAAGCTATTGAGAATAAACAAAAGCAACTTACCTCTGCTATTAGTTGCCTTAGCGAGGCTATAACGATCCTTATGCAAAACAAAGAGAAAAATACACCTTTGTTGAAACTTCTCATTGATTCAACTAGAATCTTATGCGATTGTCAACATGCTGACACTATTACAAGGCGAAATTTCTTATTAAATGCCATGAAGAAAGAAATGAAGGATCAGcttcaaaatacaaaaatcgacaagtttttatttagtGAAAACTTGGCAGACACTTTAAAATCGGCTAAAGCCATTACCAAATCTGGAGCAGACCTAAAAATTCCGGCACCTAAACCTCAGGCTAAAAAGCCTAATCCCAgtacaaataaaaatttaaactgGAAGCCGGGTCCAGCGCGCAGGCAGCCAGGACCGTCACGAGCGAAGGAGCCTGCGACCTCGACGAGTCATCGGCCCAGGCACACCTCGAGGCCATCGCAGCATCAGCAGCACTACAGGACGAGCTACAGACATCGTTAG